A genomic region of Tigriopus californicus strain San Diego chromosome 1, Tcal_SD_v2.1, whole genome shotgun sequence contains the following coding sequences:
- the LOC131886266 gene encoding solute carrier family 35 member B1-like yields the protein MGAKSKSVSPSGPEGGHAHSSSVLRFFFCASGIFVCFFFFGILQERINRGEYGEGPATERFTYTLALVFFQCVVNYLYAVIMSKVVLKQGQDRTKSSYYAICAFTYLTAMVSSNKALTWVNYPTQIVLGVAMFMFKDVKVDDKSDGSLLGLGEIMLLLSLTCDGLTGAVQERMKLDYQTKSGHMMTSMNKWSVFYLGIALTATGELWEFFGFVQRHPSVLYELGLFSIASALGQYFIFMCVSEFGPLPCSICTTTRKFFTVMGSVVIFGNSLMPRQWMGATLVFTGLFLDGLYGREAPKKAVK from the exons ATGGGTGCTAAATCGAAATCTGTTAGTCCCTCGGGGCCAGAGGGGGGCCACGCCCACTCAAGCTCAGTACTGCGGTTTTTCTTCTGCGCCTCGGGCATCTTTGtctgcttctttttctttggcatcCTGCAGGAGCGCAT TAACCGCGGGGAATATGGCGAAGGTCCGGCTACGGAACGTTTCACGTACACGTTGGCCTTGGTGTTCTTCCAATGCGTGGTCAACTATCTATACGCCGTGATCATGTCAAAGGTCGTACTCAAGCAAGGCCAAGACCGGACTAAAAGCTCGTACTATGCCATTTGCGCCTTCACCTATCTGACCGCTATGGTGTCCAGCAACAAAGCGCTGACATGGGTCAATTATCCAACTCAG ATCGTGTTGGGTGTGGCCATGTTCATGTTCAAGGACGTCAAGGTTGATGATAAGAGCGATGGATCTCTTTTGG GTCTGGGTGAAATTATGCTCCTGCTCTCACTTACTTGCGATGGTTTGACCGGGGCCGTTCAAGAGCGAATGAAATTGGACTATCAGACCAAATCCGGTCACATGATGACCTCTATGAACAAGTGGTCGGTGTTCTACTTGGGTATTGCCCTGACTGCCACGGGAGAGCTATGGGAGTTCTTCGGATTCGTTCAAAGACATCCCAGCGTGTTATACGAACTGGGCTTATTCTCCATTGCCAGTGCTCTGGGTCAatactttattttcatgtgTGTGAGCGAGTTTGGACCCTTGCCATGCTCCATCTGCACAACCACACGGAAATTCTTCACGGTCATGGGTTCGGTGGTCATCTTTGGCAATTCGCTCATGCCCAGGCAATGGATGGGTGCCACTTTGGTGTTCACCG GCTTGTTCTTGGATGGATTGTATGGCCGCGAGGCACCAAAAAAAGCCGTGAAATGA
- the LOC131882032 gene encoding rRNA methyltransferase 1, mitochondrial-like: MDYDLTPYLFQMILKGRFSSGNLQILRRMSFNKRRRPSNVEAIFTQGEILSGIHPVQMALKAKNRKIHQVMYNPGSKRTETLLELAFARGIPIKQVAFAELNILASQAEKKAVHQGVVADVSRLIPTDIRNEDVDTRENLWVLLCGLKDPMNVGAVIRSCYFMGVNRVICPAEYAQCPLSPVVSKASAGVLEIFPPFSISHDVQGFLHDQIQSGWDVIGSEVYSDTAQASEYHPSTKPKRILILGSEGSGMPEELEPFCQRFIHIKPGRDLDPCVDSLNVSVAAALLIEQLRHDHK; encoded by the exons ATGGATTATGACTTGACACCATATTTATTCCAGATGATTCTCAAAGGCCGCTTCAGTTCAGGCAATCTTCAAATTCTTCGCCGGATGTCCTTTAATAAAAGGCGTCGGCCTTCAAATGTAGAAGCCATCTTTACTCAAGGCGAAATCCTCAGCGGGATTCATCCTGTTCAAATGGCTTTGAAAGCAAAGAACAGGAAAATTCATCAGGTCATGTACAACCCTGGTTCTAAACGAACCGAAACGCTTCTAGAGTTGGCCTTTGCTCGGGGAATCCCGATAAAGCAAGTTGCATTTGCAGAACTGAACATTTTGGCTAGCCAAGCCGAAAAAAAGGCCGTTCATCAAGGTGTGGTAGCCGATGTCAGTCGTCTGATACCGACAGATATACGGAATGAAGAT GTGGATACGCGTGAAAACCTGTGGGTTCTGCTCTGCGGCTTGAAGGATCCCATGAACGTGGGGGCCGTGATTCGCTCTTGCTACTTCATGGGGGTGAATCGGGTGATTTGCCCGGCAGAATATGCCCAATGCCCACTCTCTCCCGTGGTGAGCAAGGCAAGTGCAGGTGTTCTCGAGATTTTTCCGCCGTTTTCAATCTCACATGACGTCCAAGGATTCCTTCATGACCAAATCCAATCTGGATGGGATGTGATCGGATCCGAGGTTTACTCGGACACAGCCCAAGCATCAGA ATATCATCCAAGCACCAAACCCAAGCGAATATTGATCCTAGGGAGTGAAGGCTCTGGCATGCCGGAAGAATTGGAACCCTTTTGTCAGAGATTCATTCATATTAAGCCTGGACGTGACTTAGATCCATGTGTGGATTCCTTGAATGTGTCCGTGGCTGCGGCATTGCTTATTGAGCAACTAAGACACGACcataaataa
- the LOC131881992 gene encoding uncharacterized protein LOC131881992 isoform X3 codes for MKLHTITQWSATAGFAIILIWLTTATTAQTELKEALEDIANVRVSRSEIKKEIKSKLEQKKVRKRQPELIEDLEASGSDFQPASGYEVPPVITNNVGHSSSHGGLKTGYFPPTQRVMPRVNQMEAECSDDVMKLRVKFNATFDGLIYSAGYAYDNDCIYINGTGADEYEFYIQLNRCGTLGGSDHNKKREVGFKNTEPTKNFMWNTVTIQYNPLIEEEWDEHFKVTCEYGYDFWKTVTFPFLDVEVNTADPVHFTLIPPECHMEIRAGYGAQGPRVTGPVHVGDPLTLLINMRSQFDGFDIVVNDCYAHNGANKKIQLIDHHGCPVDEKLISKFQGSWGMDGAMYQTVIYAHMKTFRFTGTPALYIECDIRMCHGRCPTQSCNWRNVRRRKRSTGEIDREPRGLEAVVDNDDQYFDLEEVGDSSVALDGQVGATAPAPSTNQSQPLSENLRIFQAIHVLQGRDEEEGGGSSPTTSSAVLLEDVEDNICLRSMVFASIFGILSLFTLTSSVALSLLCMRVRRMKKSDPSYEYRTTTSTHGQLRAARSAKSDYVHSIHQRIP; via the exons ATGAAATTACACACCATCACCCAATGGAGCGCAACCGCTGGTTTCGCGATCATCTTGATTTGGCTAACCACAGCCACCACCGCCCAAACTGAATTAAAAGAAGCGTTGGAGGACATCGCCAATGTAAGGGTGTCTAGAAGTGAGATCAAGAAAGAGATCAAATCCAAGCTTGAGCAAAAGAAGGTGCGGAAACGACAACCAGAACTCATCGAAGATCTCGAAGCCAGTGGATCTGATTTTCAACCG GCTTCCGGGTATGAGGTCCCACCTGTGATAACTAATAACGTGGGTCATTCCAGTTCGCACGGTGGCTTAAAAACCGGGTACTTTCCACCCACACAACGTGTCATGCCGCGCGTCAACC AAATGGAAGCAGAATGCAGTGACGACGTGATGAAATTGAGAGTCAAATTTAATGCCACTTTCGATGGCCTCATTTACTCTGCGG GATATGCTTATGACAACGATTGCATTTACATCAATGGCACTGGTGCTGATGAGTACGAGTTCTACATTCAATTGAACCGTTGTGGCACTTTGGGAGGTTCCGATCACAACAAGAAACGAGAAGTTGGATTCAAGAACACCGAACCCACG AAAAACTTCATGTGGAATACGGTGACGATCCAATACAACCCATTGATCGAAGAAGAATGGGACGAGCATTTCAAAGTGACTTGTGAATATGGTTACGACTTCTGGAAAACGGTCACGTTCCCATTTCTCGATGTTGA GGTGAACACTGCGGATCCCGTTCATTTCACACTTATCCCTCCTGAATGTCACATGGAGATCAGGGCAGGTTATGGTGCTCAAGGACCCAGAGTGACTGGCCCTGTTCATGTGGGTGATCCTTTAACTTTGCTCATTAACATGAGAAGTCAATTTG ATGGATTCGACATTGTTGTCAATGATTGCTATGCCCACAATGGTGCGAATAAGAAGATTCAACTTATCGACCATCATGGATGTCCAGTGGATGAGAAGCTTATTTCCAAGTTTCAAGGCTCATGGGGCATGGATGGTGCCATGTACCAAACTGTGATCTATGCTCATATGAAGACCTTTCGCTTCACGGGCACGCCAGCTCTGTATATCGAATGTGACATTCGAATGTGTCATGGGAGGTGTCCT ACCCAATCTTGCAACTGGAGAAATGTTCGACGACGAAAGCGTTCGACGGGTGAAATCGACCGAGAACCCCGAGGCCTGGAGGCTGTAGTCGACAATGATGACCAATACTTCGACCTCGAGGAAGTTGGGGACAGCTCCGTTGCCTTGGATGGCCAAGTGGGAGCCACGGCCCCGGCCCCAAGTACAAATCAAAGCCAACCCTTGTCCGAAAATCTGCGGATCTTCCAAGCCATTCACGTTCTGCAAGGGCGGGATGAGGAAGAAGGAGGTGGGTCTTCACCAACCACTTCCAGTGCAG TGTTACTCGAGGATGTCGAGGACAACATATGCCTCCGCTCCATGGTGTTTGCGTCCATCTTTG GAATCTTGTCCCTCTTCACTTTGACGTCCAGTGTGGCGCTTTCTTTGTTATGTATGAGAGTCAGACGAATGAAGAAATCGGATCCTAGTTACGAATATCGGACCACGACCTCGACTCATGGCCAATTGAGGGCTGCAAGAAGCGCTAAATCAGACTATGTTCATTCGATTCATCAGAGAATACCTTGA
- the LOC131881992 gene encoding uncharacterized protein LOC131881992 isoform X1 has translation MKLHTITQWSATAGFAIILIWLTTATTAQTELKEALEDIANVRVSRSEIKKEIKSKLEQKKVRKRQPELIEDLEASGSDFQPIVYRTINEVPRVPGFQSLFPPLEQNKPRQITTPHVASGYEVPPVITNNVGHSSSHGGLKTGYFPPTQRVMPRVNQMEAECSDDVMKLRVKFNATFDGLIYSAGYAYDNDCIYINGTGADEYEFYIQLNRCGTLGGSDHNKKREVGFKNTEPTKNFMWNTVTIQYNPLIEEEWDEHFKVTCEYGYDFWKTVTFPFLDVEVNTADPVHFTLIPPECHMEIRAGYGAQGPRVTGPVHVGDPLTLLINMRSQFDGFDIVVNDCYAHNGANKKIQLIDHHGCPVDEKLISKFQGSWGMDGAMYQTVIYAHMKTFRFTGTPALYIECDIRMCHGRCPTQSCNWRNVRRRKRSTGEIDREPRGLEAVVDNDDQYFDLEEVGDSSVALDGQVGATAPAPSTNQSQPLSENLRIFQAIHVLQGRDEEEGGGSSPTTSSAVLLEDVEDNICLRSMVFASIFGILSLFTLTSSVALSLLCMRVRRMKKSDPSYEYRTTTSTHGQLRAARSAKSDYVHSIHQRIP, from the exons ATGAAATTACACACCATCACCCAATGGAGCGCAACCGCTGGTTTCGCGATCATCTTGATTTGGCTAACCACAGCCACCACCGCCCAAACTGAATTAAAAGAAGCGTTGGAGGACATCGCCAATGTAAGGGTGTCTAGAAGTGAGATCAAGAAAGAGATCAAATCCAAGCTTGAGCAAAAGAAGGTGCGGAAACGACAACCAGAACTCATCGAAGATCTCGAAGCCAGTGGATCTGATTTTCAACCG ATTGTGTatagaaccatcaatgagGTGCCCAGGGTTCCCGGATTTCAGTCTCTCTTTCCACCCTTGGAACAGAACAAACCGAGGCAGATCACGACGCCTCATGTG GCTTCCGGGTATGAGGTCCCACCTGTGATAACTAATAACGTGGGTCATTCCAGTTCGCACGGTGGCTTAAAAACCGGGTACTTTCCACCCACACAACGTGTCATGCCGCGCGTCAACC AAATGGAAGCAGAATGCAGTGACGACGTGATGAAATTGAGAGTCAAATTTAATGCCACTTTCGATGGCCTCATTTACTCTGCGG GATATGCTTATGACAACGATTGCATTTACATCAATGGCACTGGTGCTGATGAGTACGAGTTCTACATTCAATTGAACCGTTGTGGCACTTTGGGAGGTTCCGATCACAACAAGAAACGAGAAGTTGGATTCAAGAACACCGAACCCACG AAAAACTTCATGTGGAATACGGTGACGATCCAATACAACCCATTGATCGAAGAAGAATGGGACGAGCATTTCAAAGTGACTTGTGAATATGGTTACGACTTCTGGAAAACGGTCACGTTCCCATTTCTCGATGTTGA GGTGAACACTGCGGATCCCGTTCATTTCACACTTATCCCTCCTGAATGTCACATGGAGATCAGGGCAGGTTATGGTGCTCAAGGACCCAGAGTGACTGGCCCTGTTCATGTGGGTGATCCTTTAACTTTGCTCATTAACATGAGAAGTCAATTTG ATGGATTCGACATTGTTGTCAATGATTGCTATGCCCACAATGGTGCGAATAAGAAGATTCAACTTATCGACCATCATGGATGTCCAGTGGATGAGAAGCTTATTTCCAAGTTTCAAGGCTCATGGGGCATGGATGGTGCCATGTACCAAACTGTGATCTATGCTCATATGAAGACCTTTCGCTTCACGGGCACGCCAGCTCTGTATATCGAATGTGACATTCGAATGTGTCATGGGAGGTGTCCT ACCCAATCTTGCAACTGGAGAAATGTTCGACGACGAAAGCGTTCGACGGGTGAAATCGACCGAGAACCCCGAGGCCTGGAGGCTGTAGTCGACAATGATGACCAATACTTCGACCTCGAGGAAGTTGGGGACAGCTCCGTTGCCTTGGATGGCCAAGTGGGAGCCACGGCCCCGGCCCCAAGTACAAATCAAAGCCAACCCTTGTCCGAAAATCTGCGGATCTTCCAAGCCATTCACGTTCTGCAAGGGCGGGATGAGGAAGAAGGAGGTGGGTCTTCACCAACCACTTCCAGTGCAG TGTTACTCGAGGATGTCGAGGACAACATATGCCTCCGCTCCATGGTGTTTGCGTCCATCTTTG GAATCTTGTCCCTCTTCACTTTGACGTCCAGTGTGGCGCTTTCTTTGTTATGTATGAGAGTCAGACGAATGAAGAAATCGGATCCTAGTTACGAATATCGGACCACGACCTCGACTCATGGCCAATTGAGGGCTGCAAGAAGCGCTAAATCAGACTATGTTCATTCGATTCATCAGAGAATACCTTGA
- the LOC131881992 gene encoding uncharacterized protein LOC131881992 isoform X2, whose protein sequence is MKLHTITQWSATAGFAIILIWLTTATTAQTELKEALEDIANVRVSRSEIKKEIKSKLEQKKVRKRQPELIEDLEASGSDFQPIVYRTINEVPRVPGFQSLFPPLEQNKPRQITTPHVASGYEVPPVITNNVGHSSSHGGLKTGYFPPTQRVMPRVNQMEAECSDDVMKLRVKFNATFDGLIYSAGYAYDNDCIYINGTGADEYEFYIQLNRCGTLGGSDHNKKREVGFKNTEPTKNFMWNTVTIQYNPLIEEEWDEHFKVTCEYGYDFWKTVTFPFLDVEVNTADPVHFTLIPPECHMEIRAGYGAQGPRVTGPVHVGDPLTLLINMRSQFDGFDIVVNDCYAHNGANKKIQLIDHHGCPVDEKLISKFQGSWGMDGAMYQTVIYAHMKTFRFTGTPALYIECDIRMCHGRCPTQSCNWRNVRRRKRSTGEIDREPRGLEAVVDNDDQYFDLEEVGDSSVALDGQVGATAPAPSTNQSQPLSENLRIFQAIHVLQGRDEEEGVLLEDVEDNICLRSMVFASIFGILSLFTLTSSVALSLLCMRVRRMKKSDPSYEYRTTTSTHGQLRAARSAKSDYVHSIHQRIP, encoded by the exons ATGAAATTACACACCATCACCCAATGGAGCGCAACCGCTGGTTTCGCGATCATCTTGATTTGGCTAACCACAGCCACCACCGCCCAAACTGAATTAAAAGAAGCGTTGGAGGACATCGCCAATGTAAGGGTGTCTAGAAGTGAGATCAAGAAAGAGATCAAATCCAAGCTTGAGCAAAAGAAGGTGCGGAAACGACAACCAGAACTCATCGAAGATCTCGAAGCCAGTGGATCTGATTTTCAACCG ATTGTGTatagaaccatcaatgagGTGCCCAGGGTTCCCGGATTTCAGTCTCTCTTTCCACCCTTGGAACAGAACAAACCGAGGCAGATCACGACGCCTCATGTG GCTTCCGGGTATGAGGTCCCACCTGTGATAACTAATAACGTGGGTCATTCCAGTTCGCACGGTGGCTTAAAAACCGGGTACTTTCCACCCACACAACGTGTCATGCCGCGCGTCAACC AAATGGAAGCAGAATGCAGTGACGACGTGATGAAATTGAGAGTCAAATTTAATGCCACTTTCGATGGCCTCATTTACTCTGCGG GATATGCTTATGACAACGATTGCATTTACATCAATGGCACTGGTGCTGATGAGTACGAGTTCTACATTCAATTGAACCGTTGTGGCACTTTGGGAGGTTCCGATCACAACAAGAAACGAGAAGTTGGATTCAAGAACACCGAACCCACG AAAAACTTCATGTGGAATACGGTGACGATCCAATACAACCCATTGATCGAAGAAGAATGGGACGAGCATTTCAAAGTGACTTGTGAATATGGTTACGACTTCTGGAAAACGGTCACGTTCCCATTTCTCGATGTTGA GGTGAACACTGCGGATCCCGTTCATTTCACACTTATCCCTCCTGAATGTCACATGGAGATCAGGGCAGGTTATGGTGCTCAAGGACCCAGAGTGACTGGCCCTGTTCATGTGGGTGATCCTTTAACTTTGCTCATTAACATGAGAAGTCAATTTG ATGGATTCGACATTGTTGTCAATGATTGCTATGCCCACAATGGTGCGAATAAGAAGATTCAACTTATCGACCATCATGGATGTCCAGTGGATGAGAAGCTTATTTCCAAGTTTCAAGGCTCATGGGGCATGGATGGTGCCATGTACCAAACTGTGATCTATGCTCATATGAAGACCTTTCGCTTCACGGGCACGCCAGCTCTGTATATCGAATGTGACATTCGAATGTGTCATGGGAGGTGTCCT ACCCAATCTTGCAACTGGAGAAATGTTCGACGACGAAAGCGTTCGACGGGTGAAATCGACCGAGAACCCCGAGGCCTGGAGGCTGTAGTCGACAATGATGACCAATACTTCGACCTCGAGGAAGTTGGGGACAGCTCCGTTGCCTTGGATGGCCAAGTGGGAGCCACGGCCCCGGCCCCAAGTACAAATCAAAGCCAACCCTTGTCCGAAAATCTGCGGATCTTCCAAGCCATTCACGTTCTGCAAGGGCGGGATGAGGAAGAAGGAG TGTTACTCGAGGATGTCGAGGACAACATATGCCTCCGCTCCATGGTGTTTGCGTCCATCTTTG GAATCTTGTCCCTCTTCACTTTGACGTCCAGTGTGGCGCTTTCTTTGTTATGTATGAGAGTCAGACGAATGAAGAAATCGGATCCTAGTTACGAATATCGGACCACGACCTCGACTCATGGCCAATTGAGGGCTGCAAGAAGCGCTAAATCAGACTATGTTCATTCGATTCATCAGAGAATACCTTGA